In Phycodurus eques isolate BA_2022a chromosome 10, UOR_Pequ_1.1, whole genome shotgun sequence, a genomic segment contains:
- the LOC133408839 gene encoding transmembrane reductase CYB561D2, giving the protein MAHSKEAEAEPRLFAFARVASAVLTHFLGISLTGFVAVLARPGTSWFSWHPFLMTLAFSFFMTEAILLFSAHGSPLRRFSHKVKGRVHWLLQCACVTCAALGLAAIFYNKHLHGKPHFTSWHGLLGFITVCTATVQSLAAVPLIYHSLAKGWSLAKLKRYHAASGLVTYLLGSVSLLLGLTSVWFTASVSDASWYLAALCPTLSALIIMNQVTSAYVAKKRFQS; this is encoded by the exons ATGGCTCACAGCAAAGAGGCCGAAGCGGAACCTCGACTGTTCGCCTTCGCCCGAGTAGCTTCCGCAGTGCTGACACACTTTCTCGGCATATCCCTCACTGGCTTCGTCGCTGTTCTGGCTCGACCTGGTACAA GTTGGTTTTCCTGGCATCCTTTCCTCATGACACTCGCA TTCTCCTTCTTCATGACAGAAGCCATCCTCCTCTTCTCGGCCCACGGCTCCCCCTTGAGGAGGTTTTCCCACAAGGTGAAAGGTCGCGTTCACTGGCTGCTGCAGTGCGCCTGCGTGACGTGCGCCGCGCTCGGCCTGGCAGCCATCTTTTACAACAAACACTTGCACGGCAAGCCTCACTTCACCTCCTGGCACGGTCTGCTGGGCTTCATCACGGTGTGTACGGCGACGGTCCAATCGCTGGCCGCTGTGCCCCTCATCTATCACTCTCTGGCTAAAGGCTGGTCTCTGGCCAAGCTCAAGAGGTACCACGCGGCGTCAGGGCTGGTCACCTACCTGCTTGGCAGCGTCAGCCTGCTCCTCGGCCTGACTTCTGTGTGGTTCACTGCGTCTGTCAGCGATGCCAGTTGGTACCTGGCGGCACTATGTCCCACTCTCAGTGCACTCATCATCATGAATCAAGTCACCAGTGCTTATGTTGCAAAGAAACGCTTCCAGTCCTAA